A single region of the Plutella xylostella chromosome 7, ilPluXylo3.1, whole genome shotgun sequence genome encodes:
- the LOC105397575 gene encoding glycoprotein 3-alpha-L-fucosyltransferase A isoform X1, whose protein sequence is MKRIYLPAYLRSQRAHDAPSAVRRVALARMWGRAARALRRAALLLPLALSALALLLLTRGPPAPPPTPAPVAMQLQGIPAVSEPHFQDSNDIEVPATEDEVSSRPWYMVGGRARPTAHDPDAKMFPEDAPGEDRIIDQLMYTLPEDENVPVKTILLANGFSPWGVRGGRREFIKNKCPVDRCSLTATRTDHADAILFKDHHTALNIKRDIKQLWILYYLECPYHTPPLGLTAYDVFNYTATYRRDSDIVAPYERWVYHNPKITEKVLDRNYAANKTKKVAWFVSNCHASNRRLQYARKLSKHIQVDIYGACGAHHCPKSDPNCLEMLDREYKFYLAFENSNCRDYVTEKFFVNGLKHSVLPIVMGARPSEYAAVAPPNSYIHVEEFASPKELAAYLHRLDQDDTLYNSYFKWKDTGEFINTYFFCRVCAMVHASERRLRRAHYTDVQAWWREAACTRQDWRAEGKPPADNDYRVRD, encoded by the exons ATGAAACGAATATACCTACCTGCCTACTTAC GCTCCCAGCGCGCGCACGATGCGCCTAGCGCCGTCCGGCGGGTAGCGTTGGCGCGCATgtgggggcgggcggcgcgcgcgctgcgGCGGGCGGCGCTGCTGCTGCCGCTCGCGCTGTCGGCCctggcgctgctgctgctgacGCGCGgcccgccggcgccgccgcccacgCCCGCGCCGGTCGCCATGCAGTTGCAG GGCATACCAGCAGTCTCAGAGCCGCACTTCCAGGACAGCAATGACATCGAGGTGCCGGCCACAGAGGACGAGGTGTCCTCCCGCCCATGGTACATGgtgggcgggcgggcgcgccCCACCGCCCACGACCCGGACGCCAAGATGTTCCCGGAAGATGCTCCGGGAGAGGACAG GATCATCGATCAACTAATGTACACGCTTCCAGAAGATGAGAATGTGCCTGTAAAGACGATTCTCCTGGCGAACGGGTTTAGTCCTTGGGGCGTGCGTGGGGGGCGGCGGGAGTTCATCAAGAACAAGTGTCCAGTAGACCGCTGCTCCCTGACCGCCACGCGAACAGACCACGCCGACGCCATCTTGTTCAAAGACCATCATACAGCGCTCAATATTAAAAGGGACATCAAGCAA CTCTGGATCCTATACTACCTGGAGTGCCCATACCACACGCCGCCTCTGGGCCTGACTGCGTATGACGTGTTCAACTACACGGCGACCTACAGGCGAGACTCGGACATCGTGGCCCCCTACGAGCGGTGGGTCTACCACAACCCCAAGATCACGGAGAAGGTGCTCGATAGGAATTATGCAGCTAACAAGACTAAGAAG gtAGCGTGGTTCGTGTCCAACTGTCACGCCAGCAACCGGCGCCTTCAATACGCTCGCAAGTTGTCCAAACACATCCAAGTGGACATTTATGGAGCATGCGGCGCCCACCACTGTCCGAAGTCAGACCCCAACTGCCTTGAGATGTTGGATCGAGAGTACAAGTTCTACTTGGCCTTCGAGAACTCGAATTGCAGGGACTATGTGACGGAGAAGTTCTTTGTGAATGGGCTCAA ACATAGCGTGCTGCCCATAGTGATGGGCGCCCGTCCGTCGGAGTACGCGGCGGTGGCGCCCCCCAACTCGTACATCCACGTGGAAGAGTTCGCCAGTCCCAAGGAGCTGGCCGCGTATCTGCACCGGCTCGACCAGGACGACACGCTGTATAACTCGTATTTTAAGTGGAAG GACACGGGCGAGTTTATAAACACGTACTTCTTCTGCCGCGTGTGCGCGATGGTGCACGCCAGCGAgcggcggctgcggcgcgCGCACTACACTGACGTGCAGGCGTGGTGGCGCGAGGCCGCCTGCACCCGGCAGGACTGGCGCGCCGAGGGGAAGCCCCCGGCTGATAACGACTACCGGGTCAGGGATTAA
- the LOC105397575 gene encoding glycoprotein 3-alpha-L-fucosyltransferase A isoform X2 → MWGRAARALRRAALLLPLALSALALLLLTRGPPAPPPTPAPVAMQLQGIPAVSEPHFQDSNDIEVPATEDEVSSRPWYMVGGRARPTAHDPDAKMFPEDAPGEDRIIDQLMYTLPEDENVPVKTILLANGFSPWGVRGGRREFIKNKCPVDRCSLTATRTDHADAILFKDHHTALNIKRDIKQLWILYYLECPYHTPPLGLTAYDVFNYTATYRRDSDIVAPYERWVYHNPKITEKVLDRNYAANKTKKVAWFVSNCHASNRRLQYARKLSKHIQVDIYGACGAHHCPKSDPNCLEMLDREYKFYLAFENSNCRDYVTEKFFVNGLKHSVLPIVMGARPSEYAAVAPPNSYIHVEEFASPKELAAYLHRLDQDDTLYNSYFKWKDTGEFINTYFFCRVCAMVHASERRLRRAHYTDVQAWWREAACTRQDWRAEGKPPADNDYRVRD, encoded by the exons ATgtgggggcgggcggcgcgcgcgctgcgGCGGGCGGCGCTGCTGCTGCCGCTCGCGCTGTCGGCCctggcgctgctgctgctgacGCGCGgcccgccggcgccgccgcccacgCCCGCGCCGGTCGCCATGCAGTTGCAG GGCATACCAGCAGTCTCAGAGCCGCACTTCCAGGACAGCAATGACATCGAGGTGCCGGCCACAGAGGACGAGGTGTCCTCCCGCCCATGGTACATGgtgggcgggcgggcgcgccCCACCGCCCACGACCCGGACGCCAAGATGTTCCCGGAAGATGCTCCGGGAGAGGACAG GATCATCGATCAACTAATGTACACGCTTCCAGAAGATGAGAATGTGCCTGTAAAGACGATTCTCCTGGCGAACGGGTTTAGTCCTTGGGGCGTGCGTGGGGGGCGGCGGGAGTTCATCAAGAACAAGTGTCCAGTAGACCGCTGCTCCCTGACCGCCACGCGAACAGACCACGCCGACGCCATCTTGTTCAAAGACCATCATACAGCGCTCAATATTAAAAGGGACATCAAGCAA CTCTGGATCCTATACTACCTGGAGTGCCCATACCACACGCCGCCTCTGGGCCTGACTGCGTATGACGTGTTCAACTACACGGCGACCTACAGGCGAGACTCGGACATCGTGGCCCCCTACGAGCGGTGGGTCTACCACAACCCCAAGATCACGGAGAAGGTGCTCGATAGGAATTATGCAGCTAACAAGACTAAGAAG gtAGCGTGGTTCGTGTCCAACTGTCACGCCAGCAACCGGCGCCTTCAATACGCTCGCAAGTTGTCCAAACACATCCAAGTGGACATTTATGGAGCATGCGGCGCCCACCACTGTCCGAAGTCAGACCCCAACTGCCTTGAGATGTTGGATCGAGAGTACAAGTTCTACTTGGCCTTCGAGAACTCGAATTGCAGGGACTATGTGACGGAGAAGTTCTTTGTGAATGGGCTCAA ACATAGCGTGCTGCCCATAGTGATGGGCGCCCGTCCGTCGGAGTACGCGGCGGTGGCGCCCCCCAACTCGTACATCCACGTGGAAGAGTTCGCCAGTCCCAAGGAGCTGGCCGCGTATCTGCACCGGCTCGACCAGGACGACACGCTGTATAACTCGTATTTTAAGTGGAAG GACACGGGCGAGTTTATAAACACGTACTTCTTCTGCCGCGTGTGCGCGATGGTGCACGCCAGCGAgcggcggctgcggcgcgCGCACTACACTGACGTGCAGGCGTGGTGGCGCGAGGCCGCCTGCACCCGGCAGGACTGGCGCGCCGAGGGGAAGCCCCCGGCTGATAACGACTACCGGGTCAGGGATTAA
- the LOC105397573 gene encoding coiled-coil domain-containing protein 115 → MTVKSADEAEALPDMDTTCELLDKLVLKQLHLMEDKMRAEVNIEANLNNGTIHLAKSRYIMGQSSVSATRLPLDTSPEFSASTLCASTEEDGVTQLKVVESDAENTVNPLRWFGVLVPQNLHKAQSIFQNTINYVIECANIQLQLTSNLENIELLKKFKSSLGVGSVE, encoded by the exons ATGACTGTAAAATCAGCAG ATGAAGCAGAGGCTTTGCCTGACATGGACACCACCTGTGAGCTGTTAGACAAGCTCGTACTGAAGCAACTACATCTCATGGAGGATAAAATGCGTGCAGAGGTGAACATTGAGGCTAACTTGAACAATGGCACTATTCACCTGGCCAAGTCTCGCTACATCATGGGCCAGAGTTCCGTGAGTGCCACCCGGCTGCCCCTCGACACCAGCCCAGAGTTCTCCGCATCTACTCTGTGTGCCTCCACCGAGGAGGATGGAGTCACTCAGTTGAAGGTTGTAGAAAGTGATGCTGAAAATACTGTGAATCCCCTGCGGTGGTTTGGAGTGCTGGTGCCACAGAACCTGCATAAAGCACAGAGTATATTCCAGAACACTATCAATTATGTCATTGAGTGTGCCAACATCCAGCTCCAACTGACCAGCAACTTGGAGAATATTGAATTATTGAAGAAATTTAAAAGTTCATTAGGCGTTGGGTCTGTAGAGTAA